The genomic stretch CCGCCATCAGGCCGCCCCAGAAGCCGTAGAGCGCCGGGATGAGCGGCTCCCAGCGCATGGCCAGGGTGACGGCGGCGCCGAGGAAGGCGGCCGAGAGAAAGAGGGCCGGTTCGCCGAAGGCGACGTTGTAGCTGCCGGGGAGCGGCCAGTTGACCAGCATGGGCACCGAGGTGGCCAGCCCCACCAGGCCGGCGGCGAAGAAGCCGGCCGCCCAGGGCTCGCGCTCCTCCGGTCCCGGGTTCTTGTAGAGGTAGTGCGCCAGGATGACGAACCCTGCGGCCATACCGACGAGCATGACGCCCGCGTAGTCGATGAACATGCCTGTCCACTCCCTCCCGCTTCCGCTTCGCTGCCGGTTCCCCCGGCCCGCGCTACCATCTTTTCCAGCGGAGGACCGGCTATTCCATATCTTCGCATATCGCAACACAGGAAGGTTTCGGCGTCCGGCGGACCGGTCGCCGGTTACGCTACCCGGGGAAGGAGGCCGTGACCACGAGCGGCGGGAGATGCGAGGGACGGGGGGAGGCGCCGTGCCGACCCGGCTGATCTGGCTCCTGATCGCGACGCTGCTGGAGGACGTGGTGGACTGGGCCGACCGCATCGCGCGCGGGGAGGAGGCCGACCGCGCCGAACGGCGACTGGCCCAGCGTATCGCCGAGAGCGCCCGCGCCATGCAGGAGGACGCCATGGCCCAGGCGGGGGGCGGGCTCGGGCGGACGGAGGAGCTGGCGGCCGGGCGCGAGG from Bacillota bacterium encodes the following:
- a CDS encoding DUF981 domain-containing protein, with translation MFIDYAGVMLVGMAAGFVILAHYLYKNPGPEEREPWAAGFFAAGLVGLATSVPMLVNWPLPGSYNVAFGEPALFLSAAFLGAAVTLAMRWEPLIPALYGFWGGLMAVVIGLRIINLGLTQEPLLAGVGYLAAGLGGMLTLPAIQWRQQRAWALAAAVLLGLAAAVFLLTGYMAFWSHLASFSKWVPATMGRGTP